ATCGATACCGGGAGCGCCGGATGGGCTGGTAAAGTTTTCATGACGGCAAGATTTGGGCGTCGCGCTACCGTCCGTATTACCATCCAGGTTAACGCCAAACGAGGTTGGGCCTTCTACAGTCAGCAGTGGCGGGTCATCTGTAATGACTTCTGGATTGATACAGACGTCTTCGCCGTTGGGACCGCGGCGCACAGCGTTGAACCAGCGGTCCAGAGTAGTGATTAACCCATCTTGGGTGAGCTCGCTGCGCTCAGTCTTGGACAGGTTGCGCCACCAAATTTCGTCGTTGCTAATGTTTAAACCAGCGGGACACTCGTCCATAAACTTGGTTTCATAGACTGCGGGCATCCAGTCCTTGATCACAAAGCCAAGTGTTCGGTTGTGCAGCGTATCTGCAGCACCCGCATCCGGCGCTGCTAGACAAATCAGAACAAAGGCCGATAAGGCTATCTCTGGAAGAAACTGCGTTTTTGTCTGGTTCTGCCGTGACATCATATTATTACTTCCGCCAAATTGACGGCCAAGCCCTTTTAAATTTCTAGGTTTTATTAAAGACTATTCGTACTCTTTTATTGGCGTAACAACCACTTTGTTATCTTCCCGTGCGCGCCGTGCGAACATCGATGCGTCACTGAAAATATAAGACCTTAATGACTTACTCAGGACGTACTCGCATAATTTGGCCTCTAAGCTCTCCAGCTGGGTATTTCGCAGAGTGGATATTCACATACAGGCGTCCAGTGAGCAGGTACTCAAGTTCGCCGTCATTCAGCATAACGGAGCCTATCAACGGGCTTGTCATGCCGTCCGGCGCCAAATCTACGAGAACGCCCGCATTACCACCGGGGGTTTGTGGCCCGTGAATATGAGCGGCGACCGCACTTGAAGTCAGAGTGGTATAGGTAATAGTCCAGTCAAGCCGCTGAGTCGGTCGATCTAGGATGAATTCGGCTACTCCCAAACCTGGACTTTCCGTCGGTGCACTCTGTTCATCAGCTGACAGGGTTGTGCGGAATTTTATCGGAGGTCCTTCTGTGCCGGCATAATCAGGAGCCGCATTGGAAATATTAGGCAACAGAGCACCAAACAGGGCGATTGAAGCGATAAGGCGCTTAAAAACCATGGAAAAACTCTCCGGACGATATCGCGAGTTATTAACTGTCACGGACATAGACGACACGTATTCTCAATGTCCAGCGAGGTCAGGTGTGTTGACTGAATATAGGCTGCAAACTGAGCTATTTTAGCTTGACATGTTCGCCTGATGACTAAAGGCTCGGTGGTGACTGCGTTCCTCAAGGATGATCGCCTTGAAATGAAGGCATCGAGAGTGCGACTGGTGGCCATACTTGCGAAACGGGTTTTGAATTCGCCAATCATTTAAGCATGATGTGCTTCTAATAATCGGAATCTGTGCGAGAGTGAGCCGCGCAATCCGCTTGCGAGCAGAAATTTGGGACGTCATGAAAAAAGATATGAAATTAAAAACGTTATCAGCAATCGGAGCGCTAGCGCTTGGCGCAAGCTCTTCCACGCCCACTGTTGCAGATGTGGACACGGAACGCACCATTGGTTTGGTCGTAGTGTCGTTTTACACGTCGGTCTACGAGACAAAATACATGGAGGAATGCCCTCGAGGTTTGGCCATCGGCAATGATGAAATCTGGTGGAAGAGCCTAGAGCCAGGGATACGCGATGAACTCACCGACGGAGGCGAGATCGAACCCGTCACGGGCACTCGCCGCGCCATGTCCGCAAAGCGTGGCCCCAACGGTGAAGACGTTTGCGCTTTCCCAACCATCGTTGAAGACCCACCACACAAGGTTGTCGAGGGCGATATTTCTTACGGCATGAATCTGGATGGTTTACTAGAAGGTGGTGCAACCCCAAAAACATGCAGCCACAAGAACTTCACAACACCGGACGGAAAGCCCGGGATCGACAATCAAATGTACCGTCTACTGGGCTGCACCTTTGGCTGGCGCGATAGCGGATATGTTGAAACCAACGCAAATGGCGAACTCATAGATACATCTCAGGGGATCATCCTCATTGAAGTTAGCGACGTAGACGACAGACGCAATGATGACGATGTTACCGTGCGGATGTACCGTGCCAATGACATTTTTCCGAAGGACGCCCAGGGTAATGTTTTAGCATACGCCAGTTATCGAGTTCATGACATACCGGGCTACGGTAATGCTGCCAAAGGCCGCATTGTTGATGGTGTGTTGTCTACGGATCCAATTGAGGCATTCCTGCCGTACTATGGCAATCTTGCTCATTCCGAGATTCATCTGCGCGACATGCGTATGGAATTGGATCTTGAAGCGATTGAAGACCGGGCTAAGGGTATTATTGCTGGTTATCGCGACGTCGAGAATTTTTGGAGCTACTTTCGCAAGGGCGGCTATCTGGCTGTAACTGGACAGTTCAGTTGCCCGGCAATGTATGTGGCAGCCCATGAGCTTGCGGATGGATACCCAGATCCCGAAACCGGGGAGTGCACAGCGCTATCGTCATCTTATACTATAGAGGCAATCCCAGCTTTTATTGTTCGCCCTGAGGAAGATGATTCTAAGACGTCAGAGATAACAACAGAACCCCACGCCACACAACTTGCTGCGCGTGACGAGTAGAATTTTAGAGCAATGATGACTTATTTAAACCGATCAATTAGTGCGGTCCTTTTATCCGCGCTAGCTCTTATGCTTAGCGCATGCGGCGAGAGTGAACCGTTAACCGAGGGCAGTGAGCCACAACTTCGGCGCCTGACCGAACAACAGTATCGCAATACTATTCGCGACATATTTGGCGGCAACATTATCGTTGCTGGTAGGTTCGATCCATTGGAACGGATTGATGGCCTGCTGGCATTGGGTGCCAGTAGCGCGACGGTCACGCCGGCAGCTTTAGAGCGCTACGAGGCTTTAGCCCGTTCCATCTCCTTACAAGTGGTCGATGAGAAAAATCGTGCGGTTCTGTTGCCCTGTGCGCCAGTCTCCAAAAACACCCGCGATGATGCATGTGCGGAAAAGTTTGTGTCTTCGGTCGGTCGTTTCCTCTTTCGACGGCCGCTCTCGGATACTGAGCAGAGCCTTTACACTAGCCTCTCAGGCTCTGGAGCTGAGGCGCTCGGCGATTTTTATCAAGGCCTAGCTTATGGCCTTAGCGGTATGATGGTGTCGCCAAAGTTTTTGTACGTCAACGAGATTGCTGAACCAGATCAAGACGGTCTTTACCAGCTTGACGCCTATTCTAAAGCGTCGCGACTGAGTTTTCTGTTGTGGAATACGACGCCTGATGTGGCTCTGCTTGATGCCGCCGCCGCAGGTGATTTGGACACGAAAGATGGCCTGGAAAAGCAATTCAACCGGATGATGGCTTCTCCGCGTGTTGAGCAAGGGGTGGCAGCATTCTTCGAGGATATGCTGGAATTTGAGCGCTTTGACATCCTGGAAAAGGATCCGATTATCTATTCCGCTTTCATTCTTGATGTGGCGGAGGATGCCAAAGAACAAACATTGCGGACTTTGACACATTTGCTGCTTGAGGAAGAAACGGATTACAGGGATATATTCACCTCCCGCAAAACCTTCATCAGCGGTGCTCTTGGTCCAATTTATCGTGTCCCAGTCGATAACCCAGATGGCTGGTTGCCATATGAGTTTCCTGAAGGTAGCGCATGGGCTGGCATACACACCCATTTGAGTTTTCAGGCTTTATTTTCCCATCCTGGAAAAAGTTCGCCAACATTGCGGGGGCAGGCCGTGCGCGAGCACCTGCTGTGTCAAAAGATTCCGGAGCCGCCAGGCGATGTCGACTTCTCTGACTTCAACGACGATGCCAATGCAGTCAACCGCACGGCCCGCCAACGCCTCTCTGCTCACAACGAGGAAGCCAGTTGTGCCGGATGCCATAAGTTGATGGATCCAATCGGTCTGGCTATGGAAACATTTGATGGTGCGGGGCAACTGCGAACGATGGAGAACGGTGTTGTTATCGACACAACAGGTGAGTTAGACGGAATTTCGTACACCGACGCGGTTGGCCTTGGTGAGGCGTTGCGCCAGAATCCATCTGCCCCGGCTTGTGTCACCAACCGGCTATACGCTTATGGTACTGGCCGTTCGCCTGTGCCTGCGGAACGGCAATGGATGGCTTATCTTGAAGAAAAATTTGCCCAAACGGGCTACAAGATTCCTGACCTGT
This genomic stretch from Rhodospirillaceae bacterium harbors:
- a CDS encoding CHRD domain-containing protein, with amino-acid sequence MVFKRLIASIALFGALLPNISNAAPDYAGTEGPPIKFRTTLSADEQSAPTESPGLGVAEFILDRPTQRLDWTITYTTLTSSAVAAHIHGPQTPGGNAGVLVDLAPDGMTSPLIGSVMLNDGELEYLLTGRLYVNIHSAKYPAGELRGQIMRVRPE
- a CDS encoding DUF1592 domain-containing protein, with translation MLSACGESEPLTEGSEPQLRRLTEQQYRNTIRDIFGGNIIVAGRFDPLERIDGLLALGASSATVTPAALERYEALARSISLQVVDEKNRAVLLPCAPVSKNTRDDACAEKFVSSVGRFLFRRPLSDTEQSLYTSLSGSGAEALGDFYQGLAYGLSGMMVSPKFLYVNEIAEPDQDGLYQLDAYSKASRLSFLLWNTTPDVALLDAAAAGDLDTKDGLEKQFNRMMASPRVEQGVAAFFEDMLEFERFDILEKDPIIYSAFILDVAEDAKEQTLRTLTHLLLEEETDYRDIFTSRKTFISGALGPIYRVPVDNPDGWLPYEFPEGSAWAGIHTHLSFQALFSHPGKSSPTLRGQAVREHLLCQKIPEPPGDVDFSDFNDDANAVNRTARQRLSAHNEEASCAGCHKLMDPIGLAMETFDGAGQLRTMENGVVIDTTGELDGISYTDAVGLGEALRQNPSAPACVTNRLYAYGTGRSPVPAERQWMAYLEEKFAQTGYKIPDLLQEMVLSDAFYRVAPPFLGTTTADARAASAKETNL